The stretch of DNA ATGCAGACCGCCCTCGCCCTCCGCTGACCCCGCGCCCGCTTCACCAGCCACCCCGACGCCTTCACCAGCTGAACCCCTCCTCCACCAGCCGCGCCGGGCCGGTGAAGACGGCCCCAGCCAGTGAAGCCACACCTCCGCGGCGCGCAGCTCCGATGCCTCAGCCAGTGAAGCGGCAGTGGCGTCAGCGATGAGCGGGTCCGACGCCCTCGATCCAGTCGCCGGTGCGAATCATGTGATCGATGATCCGCCGGTTGAGCATCCGCGGGTCGCCGTAGATGTCGGCCGCGGTCAGGCGAAGGAGCGGGAACCCGACCTCGAGAAGGGCGTCCTGGCGCTTCTTCTCGCGCCACAGATCCTCCGGCGAGGAGTACTTGAGGCGCCCGTCCGTCTCCACCCCGGCGCGAAGGCCAAACAGGAAGTCGAGGCGCCGCTTCACCCCGAGGGCGTCCACGACCTCCACCTGCTGGCGGTAGGGCGGCACCATCGCTCGCAGGAAGGCGAGGCGAGTGTCCGACTCGAGCGGGGACTCCGAGAGGTCGGTGGAGAACTCGATGGTCCGACGAGCCCGCCGGATGTGGGGCCACCCGCGACACTCCTCGAGCACCGCCGCCAGCTGGGCGTCGCTGATCTTGTGCTGGAACCGCAGCGACTCGACCGCGACGAGGCCCGGCTCGAAGTGCAGATGCCGCGCGAGGTCGACCGCGGTACGCGCCGGGGTGCTGACCGGCAGACCCTCGAGCAACGTCACGTGCTCGTCCGGGAGTCCGGCCGGCAGGATCCGCAGGCCCGGGTAGTACCGGGGCTTCTTCGGAACATCGCAGGCGACCCAGATCCGATCGTCCTCCGGATCGGTGCGCCATTTGGCGCCCCACAGCCGGCCGGCCGACACGTGCGCGATCGCGGCGTCCTTGATGTCGAGGGCCCGGATCGCCGCCGCGCAGTCGAGCCGGAGCCGCACGTCAGCGTCGCTCGGCGGCGGCTGCGGGTGGTACAGGCCACGGCGAAGACGCGTCCAGTCCCCGCGTCGGCAGAGCCGGTCCACCTCCGCGTCGTCCACTCCGCAGAGC from Sporichthya brevicatena encodes:
- a CDS encoding type IV toxin-antitoxin system AbiEi family antitoxin domain-containing protein, which codes for MDTRHALIFELAATQQHVVSAADVALCGVDDAEVDRLCRRGDWTRLRRGLYHPQPPPSDADVRLRLDCAAAIRALDIKDAAIAHVSAGRLWGAKWRTDPEDDRIWVACDVPKKPRYYPGLRILPAGLPDEHVTLLEGLPVSTPARTAVDLARHLHFEPGLVAVESLRFQHKISDAQLAAVLEECRGWPHIRRARRTIEFSTDLSESPLESDTRLAFLRAMVPPYRQQVEVVDALGVKRRLDFLFGLRAGVETDGRLKYSSPEDLWREKKRQDALLEVGFPLLRLTAADIYGDPRMLNRRIIDHMIRTGDWIEGVGPAHR